The genomic segment ATGCGGATGGAGAGGGGACCTTGGCTCGTGCGAAGGAATTGATGGATCAGAGCGGATTGCCGATCAGGCCTGGAGATTTGACGAGTCGGTCCTCATTGAAAAACGGCTCGGCGCCACAAGATTTGTATCGTTCGATCATGACAGGCTTAGACGGAACTCCTCATCCATCGTTCCTGGGTCAGTATGCTAATAAGGAAGAAGAAATCTGGCATCTTGTGAATTATCTTCTCTCTCTCTCCGAATAGGTCGATTGTTGAGAAAGTTGGCTGGTATTAGCCGTATCTTGTGTGGCCAGTTTTGTTCCAATCAAGGCCAGATCTCCCTCCCGGTCTGAAGAGAGTCGTCTAACTAAGCCTCGCAACAGTCACCGCAGAGCAAAATGGGACAGCTTGAGCTAGCCCGGGTTCCGTGGACACCAAGTTAAGACTCACTGAGCCGTCGCTTGAACTCTAACGGGCTCAGATAACCAAGGTTCTGATGGAGCCGGTGGCGATTATAGAACCCTATTCTCATCGGTGGAAGCCGGTCGGCGTCATCGGCGAGGTCTATCCGGAAGTCCTCGAACGTTGGCAGATCTCCATGCCGGTGGTGGCGTTCGACGTGAACCTGTCGCAGCTGATAGCGCTTGGGTAGGGACTGCCCCTAGAGCGATGGGGCGTGAAAGGGGGAGACGACACGTTGTCGGCTCCCCTTTCAAACGATATTCGACTAGAGCGTAGAGTTATGCGGCGACAGGAGTCAGGTGTTGCTTGGCGAGGCCGCACAACTTTTCAAAGCCCGCCGAATCTTTGATCGCCATATCCGACAAAATCTTTCGATCCAACAACACATTCGCTTTCTTCAATGCGTTGATGAACCGGCCGTAGGTCAGCCCTTGAGCCCGAACGCCAGCGCTGATGCGGGCAATCCACAATTGCCGGAAGTCTCGCTTCCGATTCTTGCGGCCCGTATAGGCATATGTCTGCCCCTTGTCGACGCTTTCTGTCGCTGAACGGAAGAGCCGACTCTTTCCGCCGTACTGGCCTGATGCCAGCTTAATCCGCTTCTTTCTCCGTTGCCGAGTTTTTGGCCCACCCTTAGCGCGAGGCATAATTCATTACTCCTTTAAGGTCCTGAGACTCCTGCCATGAAATCATTGTCGCTCTATGCGTACGGGATCAGCCGGTTCAACGACGTGGTGACTGTCGGATCGACGACCGTGGACCCGCTCAGGCGGCGCTTTCGGTCGTGCCGCTTGCTGGTCAGTATGTGCCGCTTACCCGCCTTGCGGCGGACAATTTTTCCGCTTCCGGTCTTGGCAAATCGCTTGCTTGTCCCTTTATGGGTTTTCATTTTCATCGAGGATTCCTTTGGTTGATCGATCACCGCATCGCGCGTCAATTATTTGGGCGCCACAATCATAATCAAACTTCGTCCCTCCATGCGGGGGGCATACTCGATGGTGCCGGCTTGCGCCAATTGTTCAATGACGGAATTCATCACGGCCCGCCCCATTTCCTGATTGGCCATCTCCCGCCCGCGATATGTGAGGGTGACTTTGGTCTTATTGCCCTCTTCGAGGAACGTTTTCATCTGCCGAACTTTAATTTCAAGGTCATGTTTATCGGTCCGTGGCCGTAACTTGATTTCCTTTACCTGCGTGGACTTTTGATGGCGCCGACTTTGATGGTCCTTTTTGCTCAACTCATACTTGTACTTCCCAAAGTCCATAATTCTACAGACCGGGGGGGTGGAGTTAGGAGCTACTTCCACCAAGTCATAGCCGCCTTCCTGAGCCTGTCGAAAGGCGTCCGGCGTCTGAAGGATGCCGAGTTGTTCTCCTTCCGGGCCAATGACACGAATTTCTCGGACTCGGATCTCACGATTCACACGCAATTTGGGAACGATAGGCCACCTCTTTTTTTAATGTGCAGGTTGAAGTTCTCGCTGTGTGTGCGTGACCTCGGCTTGCAGAAGATCCAACACTTCAGCCACTGTCTTGCTCCCTAAATTTGCCCCACTTCGGCCTCGTACCGAGAGAGTTCCATCCTGCATTTCACGATTCCCCGCGACCAACATGAATGGGACTTTCGCCTTTTCCGCTTCGCGAATCTTGAACCCGATCTTTTCGTTCCGGAGATCAGGCTCGACCCGAAAGCCAGCCGCCTTCAATTGCGCCACGACGGCCGCCACGTAGTCTTGCTGCTGATCGGTGATGTTCATGACGACGGCCTGTACCGGAGCCAGCCAGGTTGGGAACGCACCTCCGTAATGTTCAATCAGGATACCGAAAAAACGCTCGATGGATCCCATCAAGGCGCGATGAATCATGATTGGGCGATGTGCTTTGCCGTCTTCTCCAATATAACTTAACTCAAATCGCTCTGGATTGTTGAAGTCCACCTGGACCGTGGAACATTGCCACGAGCGGCCCAATGCATCTTTGATCTTAATATCGATCTTCGGGCCGTAAAATGCCCCCCCGCCAGAATCAAGGTGGAAGGAGATGTTTCGACTCTTCAGGGCCGCTTCCAATGCGCTGGTGGCCAAGGTCCAATGTTCATCACCACCCACGGACTCTTTGGGCCGCGTGGACAAGAAGACGTCAAATTGGTGAAACCCGAATGTTTGCAAGACGAAAAATGTAAAGTCCAGGACCCGGCTGACCTCGTGTTCCATTTGATCCGGGCGGCAGAAGAGATGGGCATCATCCTGCGTGAATCCGCGTACCCGCATAAGCCCGTGCAGCACGCCGGTCCGTTCATAGCGGTAGACCGTTCCGAGTTCCCCATAGCGAATGGGGAGGTCTCGATAGCTGCGCAGGTGAGATTGGTAGATCATGATGTGGTACGGACAGTTCATCGGTTTCAGCTGGTACTCACTGCCTTCCAGCTTCATCGATGGGAACATGTTTTCCCGGTAGTAATCGAGGTGCCCGCTGGTTTTCCAGAGATCAAGGCGTGCGGTATGCGGTGAATAGACCAGCTGGTATCCGTCTCGAATATGTTGTTCTCGCCAGAAATTTTCAATCAACAGGCGGACTGTCGCACCTTTCGGGTGCCACAGGACCAGCCCGGGTCCAATTTCATCCTGAATGCTGATCAGATCCAAATCTTTTCCAACTTTTCTGTGGTCGCGCCGCTTAATTTCCTCAAGTCTGGCCATGTAGGCATCCACTTCCGCTTGTGTCGGAAAGGATGTTCCGTAGATCCGCTGTAACATCGGATTACGTTCATCGCCACGCCAATAGGCCCCACCCGTGGTGAGCAATTTTATGGCTCCGATGACACCGGTAGTAGGAAGATGGGGGCCACGACAGAGATCCACGAAGTCACCCTGTGTGTAGGCGGTGATTGGCTCTCCATCGGGGAAGCCTTGAATTAGCTCGACCTTATAGTGCTCTCCACGGGACGTGAAGAAATCTATCGCATCCTGTTTTGAGAACTCCCGCCTTGTGATAGCGAGGTTACGCTTAATAATTTCAGCAGCGCGTTCTTCGATCCTCTGCAAGTCTTCTGGGGTAAAGGGGCGTTCGAAGGCGAAGTCGTAATAGAAACTATCTTCCAGGGCTGGGCCGATGGTCAGTTGTGCCGACGGAAAGAGTTCCTTGACTGCCTGGGCCATGAGGTGGGTGCTGCTGTGACGGTACACCTCACGGCCTTCTGCACTGTCGAACCGCAGTGCTTCGACGACTGAATTCCCAGACAGTGCGGACGATAAATCAACAACCGCTCCGTCTACTCTAGCTGCTAGAATATCTCTGCCAACGACACCTAGGTCAGACAGAGCACCACCCACTGTCACCCCGGTCTGAATGTCACCGCTTGGACCGTCTTTGACCGATATCTTCATGACGTACGGACTTGATCCACTAGTGCAAAAACAAAAAAGGCACCGAGCCTTTAAGAGGCAAACCAGTGCCTCAGCCAGAATGGTAGGCGCGGACGGTCTTGAACCGTCGACCTCTACCGTGTCAAGGTAGCGCTCTCCCCCTGAGCTACGCGCCTATCAAGAGAGGGGGCATGCTAATATAGCCTCACTGACACTGTCAAGAAAACGAAAGAGCAAGCCTCATTCCCTCAGCTAGCTGAAAGACATTGGCCCGTCTCTTTCAATCATCTCTTGAGGCGGCCACCCTACTGCGTACGGACGGTTATTTCACGGCCGAGCGAAGCTCTTTCCCAGCTGAAAACTTCGGGACCTTCGCTGCAGGGATTCGGAGTGATTCGCCTGTCCGTGGATTTCTTCCCATTCGTGCTTTTCGTTTTGAAATCGTAAAGGTGCCGAAATTGACGAGCGAGACGCGCTTCCCTTTTTTTAATGAGGACGTCACCGCCCCGGTGAGTGCCTCAAGGGCGGTTCCGGCCGCGACCTTCGTAATCCCAGCTGAAGCCGCCATCTTTGCGATCAGCTCTTCCTTTGTCATGATGTCCCTCCTTCATGAGTGGTGAGAGATGTATATGGGAAGTGAGCCCCGTAGCACGTCTGTGGCAGTCTTGTTCACTCACTATTGAGTAGCTCTCGCTTTCGTCTGCTTGACGGGGATGTGAAGATTCACGATTTTTTTCCGCAAGGTATTACGGTTGAGACCGAGAAGTGCAGCAGCCTGTATTTGATTACCCTTGGTCTCACGCAGCGCTGAAGTAATGAGAGGGCGTTCTACGGCGGAAATCAGAATCGGGTGAAGGTTTTTAGCTGATCCGTTTCGCATCCCCTTGACGAATTCCCCCATTTTCACCTCTAGATAACTCTCCAGGGAGGTGTCGTGGGATTTGTTCTGCTGGGGGCTGTCTGGCTGATTCATCAGCTGGATTACCGTCAACGTTTTTTTTAAGACAGCCTTAGACCCGCTGATACAAAGAGTGCGAGTAGGGTCGACGTGGTCATGAAGCGTCTCAATCTGTTCCTGCCCGCCATGCGATTCCACCACGACGGTATCAAACCGATGTCGCGACGACTCCTTTTGAAAGGTCACAACATCCCGAGCGATCATCACGGAAGCGCCCTTGAATACCTGTCCCACCAGGGCCTGTATGGTCGTATCGTTTGTGAATAACAGAATAGTAAATGAAGATGATGCCACAGGCATGAAAGATACCACCCGAAGAAGAGGTCAGATTAT from the Nitrospira sp. genome contains:
- the infC gene encoding translation initiation factor IF-3, translating into MVPKLRVNREIRVREIRVIGPEGEQLGILQTPDAFRQAQEGGYDLVEVAPNSTPPVCRIMDFGKYKYELSKKDHQSRRHQKSTQVKEIKLRPRTDKHDLEIKVRQMKTFLEEGNKTKVTLTYRGREMANQEMGRAVMNSVIEQLAQAGTIEYAPRMEGRSLIMIVAPK
- a CDS encoding HU family DNA-binding protein, which codes for MTKEELIAKMAASAGITKVAAGTALEALTGAVTSSLKKGKRVSLVNFGTFTISKRKARMGRNPRTGESLRIPAAKVPKFSAGKELRSAVK
- the rpmI gene encoding 50S ribosomal protein L35, encoding MKMKTHKGTSKRFAKTGSGKIVRRKAGKRHILTSKRHDRKRRLSGSTVVDPTVTTSLNRLIPYA
- the rplT gene encoding 50S ribosomal protein L20 — protein: MPRAKGGPKTRQRRKKRIKLASGQYGGKSRLFRSATESVDKGQTYAYTGRKNRKRDFRQLWIARISAGVRAQGLTYGRFINALKKANVLLDRKILSDMAIKDSAGFEKLCGLAKQHLTPVAA
- the thrS gene encoding threonine--tRNA ligase, with protein sequence MKISVKDGPSGDIQTGVTVGGALSDLGVVGRDILAARVDGAVVDLSSALSGNSVVEALRFDSAEGREVYRHSSTHLMAQAVKELFPSAQLTIGPALEDSFYYDFAFERPFTPEDLQRIEERAAEIIKRNLAITRREFSKQDAIDFFTSRGEHYKVELIQGFPDGEPITAYTQGDFVDLCRGPHLPTTGVIGAIKLLTTGGAYWRGDERNPMLQRIYGTSFPTQAEVDAYMARLEEIKRRDHRKVGKDLDLISIQDEIGPGLVLWHPKGATVRLLIENFWREQHIRDGYQLVYSPHTARLDLWKTSGHLDYYRENMFPSMKLEGSEYQLKPMNCPYHIMIYQSHLRSYRDLPIRYGELGTVYRYERTGVLHGLMRVRGFTQDDAHLFCRPDQMEHEVSRVLDFTFFVLQTFGFHQFDVFLSTRPKESVGGDEHWTLATSALEAALKSRNISFHLDSGGGAFYGPKIDIKIKDALGRSWQCSTVQVDFNNPERFELSYIGEDGKAHRPIMIHRALMGSIERFFGILIEHYGGAFPTWLAPVQAVVMNITDQQQDYVAAVVAQLKAAGFRVEPDLRNEKIGFKIREAEKAKVPFMLVAGNREMQDGTLSVRGRSGANLGSKTVAEVLDLLQAEVTHTQRELQPAH